In one window of Tripterygium wilfordii isolate XIE 37 chromosome 1, ASM1340144v1, whole genome shotgun sequence DNA:
- the LOC120002437 gene encoding thiosulfate sulfurtransferase 16, chloroplastic-like produces MEATLFLSSAPLLRASSSSIPPVLCPQNLNHRNLLSLPSSNSHSRRLCLNRKNTSSCSRASLRGNLEVTGVPTSVPVRVAHELLLAGHHYLDVRTPEEFSAGHADGAINIPYMYRVGSGMTKNLKFVEEVSSHFKKHDEIIVGCKSGKRSMMAATDLLAAGFTAITDIAGGYDAWTYNGLPTE; encoded by the exons ATGGAAGCTACGTTGTTTCTTTCCTCTGCTCCTCTCTTGAGGGCCTCCTCTTCTTCAATACCTCCAGTTCTTTGCCCACAAAATCTGAATCACAG GAATTTATTATCGCTACCATCATCGAACTCTCACAGCAGAAGACTTTGTTTGAATCGCAAGAACACAAGCTCTTG CTCAAGGGCTTCCTTAAGAGGGAATTTGGAGGTCACCGGAGTTCCAACGTCGGTGCCTGTCCGAGTAGCACACGAACTTCTTCTTGCTGGACATCATTATTTGGACgtcag GACTCCGGAAGAGTTCAGTGCAGGACATGCAGATGGAGCCATTAACATCCCCTACATGTACAGAGTTGGATCAG GGATGACGAAGAACCTGAAATTTGTGGAGGAAGTATCATCTCATTTTAAAAAGCATGATGAAATCATTGTT GGATGCAAGAGTGGTAAGAGGTCCATGATGGCTGCAACTGATCTTTTGGCTGCT GGATTTACTGCCATCACTGACATTGCCGGAGGATATGATGCTTGGACATACAATGGACTTCCAACAGAGTga
- the LOC119999260 gene encoding thiol-disulfide oxidoreductase LTO1 isoform X1, translated as MAISVSSSHFFLRNPPILSSLPSVSSLIGLKGWGRTVLVRPVQCLPSGPTPDSESEAERGSSSFSSSSSTSISAYKWCAGLGSVGLLETAYLTFLKLTNTDAFCPIAGAGEGCGGVLNSEYAIVFGVPLPLIGMVAYGLVATLGLQLAGKNTPFGISESDTRLILLGSTTSMAVASGYFLYILSTKFPGASCLYCIMSALLSFSLFFITLKDFGLREMQKSVGLQLLVASLVVITLSASYSTAQPVSSSNSQAEVELQFFKTEITTPSSPFGLSLARHLRSVGAKMYGAFWCSHCLEQKQMFGREASELLDYVECFPDGYRKGTKIEKACADARIEGFPTWVINGQVLSGEQELSDLAEASGFTNTDSIQPS; from the exons ATGGCTATCAGCGTATCATCTTCTCATTTCTTCCTTCGAAACCCTCCTATTCTCTCTTCACTTCCTTCGGTCTCCTCTTTAATCGGATTGAAG GGTTGGGGTAGGACCGTGCTGGTGCGTCCGGTTCAGTGCTTGCCTTCTGGGCCAACCCCAGATTCAGAATCGGAAGCTGAAAGGGGGTCGTCTtcgttctcttcttcttcttcgacaAGCATTTCTGCATACAAATGGTGTGCAGGTCTTGGAAGTGTGGGCCTTCTCGAAACAGCATACTTGACTTTCCTCAAGCTAACGAATACAGACGCATTTTGCCCGATTGCTGGTGCTGGGGAAGGTTGCGGCGGTGTCCTCAACAGCGAGTACGCCATTGTTTTTG GTGTTCCTCTTCCATTGATTGGTATGGTTGCATATGGGTTGGTTGCAACACTAGGTCTACAGTTGGCTGGAAAGAACACACCTTTCGGAATCAGTGAATCCGACACTCGTTTGATTTTGCTGGGGAGCACTACATCCATGGCGGTCGCCAGTGGGTATTTTTTGTACATTCTAAGCACCAAATTTCCGGGAGCATCATGCTTGTACTGTATAATGTCAGCTCTTTTGTCATTCAGcttatttttcatcactttaAAG GATTTTGGGCTGCGAGAGATGCAAAAATCAGTTGGCCTGCAGCTGTTAGTTGCAAGCTTAGTAGTTATTACCCTAAGCGCCTCATATAGTACTGCTCAGCCTGTCTCCTCCAG TAACAGCCAGGCTGAGGTTGAGTTGCAATTTTTTAAAACTGAGATAACAACACCGTCAAGTCCTTTTGGGCTTTCTCTTGCAAGGCATCTGCGATCTGTAGGAGCCAAAATGTATGGGGCCTTCTGGTGTTCACATTGTTTAGAACAAAAACAG ATGTTTGGGAGGGAAGCATCAGAGCTGCTGGACTATGTTGAATGCTTCCCTGATGGTTACAGGAAGGGAACTAAGATAGAAAAGGCATGTGCAGATGCTAGAATTGAAGGGTTTCCAACTTGGGTGATTAATGGTCAG GTTCTTAGTGGAGAGCAAGAATTGTCGGACCTTGCAGAGGCATCTGGATTTACAAATACCGACTCTATTCAGCCTAGTTAG
- the LOC119999260 gene encoding thiol-disulfide oxidoreductase LTO1 isoform X2, which translates to MAISVSSSHFFLRNPPILSSLPSVSSLIGLKGWGRTVLVRPVQCLPSGPTPDSESEAERGSSSFSSSSSTSISAYKWCAGLGSVGLLETAYLTFLKLTNTDAFCPIAGAGEGCGGVLNSEYAIVFGVPLPLIGMVAYGLVATLGLQLAGKNTPFGISESDTRLILLGSTTSMAVASGYFLYILSTKFPGASCLYCIMSALLSFSLFFITLKDFGLREMQKSVGLQLLVASLVVITLSASYSTAQPVSSSQAEVELQFFKTEITTPSSPFGLSLARHLRSVGAKMYGAFWCSHCLEQKQMFGREASELLDYVECFPDGYRKGTKIEKACADARIEGFPTWVINGQVLSGEQELSDLAEASGFTNTDSIQPS; encoded by the exons ATGGCTATCAGCGTATCATCTTCTCATTTCTTCCTTCGAAACCCTCCTATTCTCTCTTCACTTCCTTCGGTCTCCTCTTTAATCGGATTGAAG GGTTGGGGTAGGACCGTGCTGGTGCGTCCGGTTCAGTGCTTGCCTTCTGGGCCAACCCCAGATTCAGAATCGGAAGCTGAAAGGGGGTCGTCTtcgttctcttcttcttcttcgacaAGCATTTCTGCATACAAATGGTGTGCAGGTCTTGGAAGTGTGGGCCTTCTCGAAACAGCATACTTGACTTTCCTCAAGCTAACGAATACAGACGCATTTTGCCCGATTGCTGGTGCTGGGGAAGGTTGCGGCGGTGTCCTCAACAGCGAGTACGCCATTGTTTTTG GTGTTCCTCTTCCATTGATTGGTATGGTTGCATATGGGTTGGTTGCAACACTAGGTCTACAGTTGGCTGGAAAGAACACACCTTTCGGAATCAGTGAATCCGACACTCGTTTGATTTTGCTGGGGAGCACTACATCCATGGCGGTCGCCAGTGGGTATTTTTTGTACATTCTAAGCACCAAATTTCCGGGAGCATCATGCTTGTACTGTATAATGTCAGCTCTTTTGTCATTCAGcttatttttcatcactttaAAG GATTTTGGGCTGCGAGAGATGCAAAAATCAGTTGGCCTGCAGCTGTTAGTTGCAAGCTTAGTAGTTATTACCCTAAGCGCCTCATATAGTACTGCTCAGCCTGTCTCCTCCAG CCAGGCTGAGGTTGAGTTGCAATTTTTTAAAACTGAGATAACAACACCGTCAAGTCCTTTTGGGCTTTCTCTTGCAAGGCATCTGCGATCTGTAGGAGCCAAAATGTATGGGGCCTTCTGGTGTTCACATTGTTTAGAACAAAAACAG ATGTTTGGGAGGGAAGCATCAGAGCTGCTGGACTATGTTGAATGCTTCCCTGATGGTTACAGGAAGGGAACTAAGATAGAAAAGGCATGTGCAGATGCTAGAATTGAAGGGTTTCCAACTTGGGTGATTAATGGTCAG GTTCTTAGTGGAGAGCAAGAATTGTCGGACCTTGCAGAGGCATCTGGATTTACAAATACCGACTCTATTCAGCCTAGTTAG
- the LOC119999250 gene encoding ATP-dependent DNA helicase Q-like 3, translating into MKKSPLLPLQDVCGGTERKQKTIGKEALVKLLRWHFGHAEFRGKQLDAIQAVLSGRDCFCLMPTGGGKSMCYQIPALAKPGIVLVVSPLIALMENQVMALKEKGIAAEYLSSTQTSYVKDKIHEDLDSGKPSVRLLYVTPELIATLGFMSKLMKIHARGHLNLIAVDEAHCISTWGHDFRPSYSKLSSLRTRLSDVPILALTATAVPKVQKDVIESLSLQNPLVLKSSFNRSNIFYEVRYKDLLDDVYSDLSNVLKSRGDVCGIVYCLERTACDDLSVHLCKNGISCAAYHAGLNNKLRSSVLDDWMSSKIQVVVATVAFGMGIDRKDVRIVCHFNIPKSMEAFYQESGRAGRDQLPSRSLLYYGVDDRKRMEFILRNSGSKKSQSSISQEGLQKKSLSDFNQMVEYSEGSGCRRKKILESFGEEVPASLCKSSCDACKHPNLVAKYLEELTTTCALRQTNGFTRVFMSSPSITDEGQYSEFWNRDDEASGSEEDISDSDDGIEVTRTPEWSKLSKKSGLNQKIEFLQRAEENYFRNENPVRQVNKSTKNAISETMREASKQRLLNALKQAQQRLDNFKIGFETSSSFLENECYKKYGKSGKSFYYSQVASTVRWLSTANSDELKNRLRGSHTSPSENTSSKQESPAVISPLTEEEKQVANDHHRDTIRHEISIDASPVRVTSPETRLPPILSFSEFVNGRKPKDDQPNAPQKESGKGLEKPNEKRMRLH; encoded by the exons ATGAAGAAATCGCCATTGCTGCCGCTTCAAGACGTATGCGGAGGCACTGAGAGGAAGCAGAAGACAATTGGGAAGGAGGCGCTGGTGAAGCTTTTGAGATGGCATTTCGGTCACGCCGAATTCAGGGGGAAGCAACTGGACGCCATTCAAGCTGTTTTATCTG GGAGGGATTGTTTCTGTTTGATGCCGACTGGAGGAGGGAAGTCAATGTGTTATCAGATACCTGCTCTGGCTAAACCTGGAATTGTTCTTGTTGTTTCTCCTTTAATAG CTCTAATG GAAAACCAGGTGATGGCACTGAAGGAGAAGGGGATTGCTGCAGAATATCTCTCTTCAACACAGACATCGTATGTCAAAGACAAA ATTCATGAAGACCTTGACTCCGGAAAGCCATCCGTAAGGTTGCTTTATGTAACACCAGAACTTATTGCAACGCTGGGATTTATGTCAAAGTTGATGAAGATTCATGCCAGAGGGCATCTTAATCTCATTGCCGTAGATGAG GCACATTGCATCTCTACATGGGGCCACGATTTCAG GCCTAGCTATAGCAAGCTTTCATCATTGAGGACCCGTCTCTCAGATGTTCCAATATTAGCTTTGACAGCTACAGCTGTTCCTAA AGTTCAGAAGGATGTCATTGAATCCTTAAGCTTGCAAAATCCTTTGGTCCTGAAATCTTCTTTTAACCgttcaaatatattttatgaAG TTCGGTACAAAGATCTTCTGGATGATGTCTATTCTGATTTGTCTAATGTGCTAAAATCTAGAGGAGATGTCTGTGGAATTGTTTATTGCCTTGAGCGTACAGCTTGTGATGACTTGTCTGTTCATCTCTGCAAGAATGGCATCTCTTGTGCTG CTTATCATGCAGGGTTAAATAATAAACTGAGGAGCTCTGTGTTAGATGATTGGATGTCTTCCAAGATACAAGTTGTTGTAGCGACTGTAGCTTTTGG GATG GGTATAGACAGAAAGGATGTCAGAATTGTTTGTCACTTTAATATTCCGAAGTCAATGGAAGCTTTCTACCAAGAGTCAGGTAGAGCTGGTCGTGATCAGTTGCCCTCTAGAAGTCTGTTGTACTATGGAGTTGATGATCGCAAAAGAATG GAATTTATTCTGAGAAACTCTGGAAGCAAGAAGTCACAGTCCTCAATTTCACAGGAAGGACTTCAGAAGAAGTCCCTATCGGATTTCAATCAG ATGGTTGAGTATTCTGAAGGTTCTGGATGCCGTAGGAAAAAAATCCTCGAGAGTTTCGGGGAAGAG GTACCTGCATCACTATGTAAAAGTTCTTGTGATGCCTGCAAACATCCAAACCTAGTTGCCAAGTATCTAGAGGAGCTTACAACTACTTGTGCTCTTCGCCAAACAAATGGTTTTACTCGAGTTTTTATGAGCAG CCCATCCATTACTGATGAAGGACAATACTCTGAATTCTGGAATCGTGATGATGAAGCCAGTGGTTCTGAGGAAGATATTTCTGACTCTGATG ATGGTATCGAGGTCACCAGGACACCGGAGTGGTCTAAACTATCAAAGAAATCAGGACTGAATCAGAAGATCGAGTTCTTGCAGCGTGCTGAAGAAAATTATTTTAGGAATGAAAACCCTGTTAGACAG GTCAATAAAAGCACCAAGAATGCCATATCTGAAACCATGAGAGAAGCAAGCAAGCAGCGGCTACTGAATGCTTTGAAGCAGGCCCAGCAACGCCTTGATAACTTCAA GATAGGATTTGAGACATCATCCAGTTTCCTAGAAAATGAGTGCTACAAGAAATATGGGAAGAGTGGTAAGTCATTCTATTATTCGCAAGTGGCGAGTACAGTAAGATGGCTATCTACTGCAAATTCCGATGAGTTAAAAAACCGGCTCCGCGGTAGTCATACTTCACCTTCGGAGAACACAAGTTCGAAACAAGAATCTCCTGCAGTGATATCACCTTTGACTGAGGAGGAAAAACAAGTAGCTAATGATCATCATCGTGATACCATTAGACATGAAATTTCCATTGATGCATCTCCAGTGAGAGTTACTTCACCTGAGACAAGGCTGCCACCAATTTTGTCTTTCTCAGAGTTTGTTAACGGTAGGAAGCCAAAGGATGACCAACCAAATGCACCACAAAAGGAGTCAGGAAAGGGACTCGAGAAGCCTAATGAAAAGAGGATGAGGCTGCATTAG
- the LOC119996724 gene encoding GDSL esterase/lipase At5g33370-like, whose amino-acid sequence MEIKFKFMREYRIHYHSGVYQTNSHEAALPQNSSTPPPAVLPIFLFGDSIFDVGTNNFVPECTAKANHQHHGIDFPKSEPTGRFSDGFNTADYLVKLMGHEMSPPPFLSLDKANSSFRDRILEGANFASAGSGILDSTGFGAYKSLGSSKAKEFLSRSLFLISVGGNDVLDYGRFNNTIGGFWVSPLSLIPMLISAYENHLKNLYHLGARRFGVVSMSPLGCCPYVRAQNNGECLQVANIFAQSFFDPMKNLLEQLAAKLPGMKYSLGNAYQMTMDIIQEPFTFNITEAAKACCGKGSFNGENRCDPDAQVCENREEYLFWDRFHPTQAVARFAARTLYGGSKNVVIPMNFSQLTQI is encoded by the exons ATGGAGATAAAGTTTAAGTTCATGAGGGAATACAG GATCCACTACCATTCGGGTGTGTACCAGACAAACTCACATG AGGCAGCTCTGCCTCAGAATTCCTCAACACCACCACCAGCAGTGCTGCCTATATTTCTCTTTGGGGACTCCATTTTTGACGTCGGAACCAATAATTTCGTGCCAGAATGTACAGCCAAGGCAAACCACCAGCACCATGGAATTGATTTTCCTAAGTCTGAACCAACTGGGCGCTTCAGTGATGGCTTCAACACTGCTGACTATTTAG TGAAGCTGATGGGGCATGAGATGAGTCCGccaccttttctttctcttgacAAGGCCAATTCCAGTTTCAGGGATAGGATACTTGAAGGTGCCAACTTTGCTTCTGCAGGCTCTGGCATACTTGATTCCACTGGATTTGGAGCTTAT AAGTCATTAGGTTCATCAAAAGCAAAAGAGTTTCTCTCAAGATCTCTCTTCCTAATCAGTGTCGGCGGCAATGATGTTCTTGACTATGGACGATTCAATAACACCATTGGTGGTTTCTGGGTATCCCCGTTATCGTTGATCCCAATGCTCATCTCGGCCTACGAAAATCATCTGAAG AATTTATACCATCTTGGAGCTCGAAGATTTGGGGTTGTTAGCATGTCGCCACTTGGTTGCTGTCCGTATGTGCGAGCTCAAAATAATGGTGAATGTCTTCAAGTGGCAAATATATTTGCTCAGTCATTCTTCGATCCAATGAAGAACCTCTTGGAACAACTAGCTGCAAAACTTCCAGGGATGAAGTACTCACTTGGAAATGCTTACCAGATGACCATGGATATCATACAAGAACCTTTCACCTTCA ATATTACGGAGGCTGCAAAAGCTTGTTGTGGGAAAGGAAGCTTCAATGGAGAAAACCGATGTGATCCAGATGCCCAAGTTTGTGAAAACCGTGAGGAATATTTGTTTTGGGACAGGTTTCACCCAACACAGGCTGTGGCCAGATTTGCTGCGCGAACTCTGTATGGAGGCTCAAAGAATGTTGTGATTCCCATGAACTTTAGTCAATTGACCCAAATCTAG
- the LOC119996733 gene encoding GDSL esterase/lipase At2g23540-like has product MQSLYNLGARKFGIISMPPLGCCPYVRDRNNGKCLELANEFAKSFFIQMKTLLELLSKQLPGMTYSLGNSYKMTVNIIQNPLIFGIKETRKACCGNGTFNGLTQCDQTTNLCAERQDHLFWDWFHPTQAVSRLAALTLYGGSRGLVTPMNFSRLVQI; this is encoded by the coding sequence ATGCAGAGTTTATACAATCTTGGAGCACGAAAATTCGGGATTATCAGCATGCCCCCACTGGGTTGCTGTCCATACGTGCGAGATCGCAACAATGGTAAATGTCTGGAACTAGCAAATGAGTTTGCTAAGTCATTCTTTATTCAGATGAAGACTCTCTTGGAATTGTTGAGCAAGCAACTCCCAGGAATGACATATTCACTTGGAAATTCTTATAAGATGACTGTTAATATCATACAAAACCCTCTCATTTTTGGTATAAAGGAGACCAGGAAAGCTTGTTGTGGGAATGGAACATTCAATGGACTAACACAATGCGATCAAACCACAAATCTTTGTGCAGAAAGGCAGGACCACTTGTTTTGGGATTGGTTTCATCCAACTCAGGCTGTGTCCAGACTGGCTGCTCTCACTCTCTATGGAGGCTCAAGAGGACTCGTCACTCCCATGAACTTCAGTCGACTGGTGCAAATCTAA
- the LOC119998960 gene encoding protein S-acyltransferase 10-like, which yields MGICSSFRDARDRAVDRCYRCIPCLADPARRSALGLKVALVALHLVYVGILFLFDGDLIEKTKHEPWYTSLYLLLFVATLVQYFVTSGSSPGYVLDAMRDINETNVTFRKTSASSKQPASSKNGSLVITVDSGQLGRNAPGSNATSWTKRVLDMYPPGTSIRTVTCSYCNVEQPPRSKHCHDCDRCVLQFDHHCVWLGACIGRGNHCKFWWYIFEETALCLWTGILYITYLKTNIARAWWKDVIMILLLITLAFCMIFLLLLLLFHSYLVLTNQTTYELVRRRRIPYLRGIPERVFPFSEGICRNLYNFCCVQSSIYSLEWLPTTLELEEKSRPYTCSDFLSCRCC from the exons ATGGGGATATGCAGCTCCTTTCGTGACGCGAGGGACCGAGCCGTCGACAGATGCTACCGCTGCATCCCTTGCCTCGCCGATCCCG CTCGGAGGTCTGCGCTGGGATTGAAAGTCGCGTTGGTTGCTCTGCATCTGGTGTACGTGGGTATTCTCTTTCTCTTCGACGGAGATTTGATAGAGAAAACGAAGCATGAGCCATG GTACACATCTCtatatttgttgttgtttgttgCTACATTGGTCCAGTACTTTGTTACCTCTGGTTCCTCTCCAGG CTATGTCCTGGATGCAATGAGGGATATCAATGAAACAAATGTGACATTTAGAAAGACATCAGCGTCCTCAAA ACAACCTGCTTCAAGCAAAAATGGAAGCTTGGTTATTACTGTTGATTCAGGTCAGTTGGGAAGAAATGCTCCAGGAAGCAATGCAACGTCTTGGACAAAAAGGGTTTTGGACATGTATCCCCCTGGAACATCCATAAG aaCTGTCACTTGCTCCTATTGCAATGTGGAACAG CCTCCACGATCAAAGCATTGTCATGACTGTGATAGATGTGTTCTTCAGTTTGATCATCATTGTGTATGGCTTGGGGCATGCATTGGCCGGGGTAACCATTGTAAATTCTG GTGGTACATCTTTGAAGAGACGGCATTATGTCTCTGGACGGGCATCTTGTACATTACATACCTGAAGACTAATATTGCAAGGGCTTG GTGGAAGGATGTAATCATGATATTGTTACTGATCACGTTGGCATTTTGCATGATCTTTCTGCTCCTGCTACTGCTTTTCCATAG CTACCTTGTTTTGACAAATCAGACTACCTATGAGCTTGTGAGACGTAGACGCATCCCATATCTAAG GGGAATTCCTGAACGAGTGTTCCCTTTCAGCGAAGGAATTTGCAGAAACCTATACAATTTTTGTTGCGTTCAAAGCAGCATATACAGTTTGGAATGGTTGCCCACCACTCTGGAACTTGAGGAAAAGTCAAGACCATACACATGTTCAGATTTTTTATCGTGTCGCTGCTGCTGA
- the LOC119998944 gene encoding uncharacterized protein LOC119998944 isoform X2, with product MTVASSALVRTKNVMKFALSLVLPSFNSSKCKTAAKMAVARIKLLRNKREVVVRQMRRDIAMLLQSRQDATARVRVEHVIREQNVLASNEFVELFCELIVARLTIIAKQRECPADLKEGIASLIFAAPRSSEIPELASIRKIFEKKYGKDFVSAATDLRPNCGVNRILIDKLSVRTPTGEVKMKILKEIAKEYQIEWDTTECEKELLKPPEELLDGPRNFVSASRLPVKPAPVRPVEPNQSASRSYYDEQSKKTYFEDAASAAEAAEEAAKKAIAAAHAAASIAKRDYDKAPQAYGFEHNLSASSINNGFGASSTGCYHDTDYQSKAPGRVYNSWSSDRSPIISNEDARVSHTDGGRIYRRHSYNKSPLHSDVKFDESDCDEDIEEENNPSTKNEEMKAGQMDGGNPHRRHSHGAPSAKLDMKFDESDCEEEIDMGRPPHRRPPPPLLPFQGKRDLAPPGPRVHPKLPDYDDIAARFEALKYRKSRN from the exons ATGACCGTCGCGAGCTCAGCACTAGTACGCACAAAGAACGTAATGAAGTTCGCTCTCTCGCTCGTTCTCCCTTCCTTCAACTCCTCCAAATG TAAAACGGCGGCGAAGATGGCAGTGGCGAGGATAAAGTTGCTGAGGAACAAGAGAGAGGTGGTGGTGAGGCAGATGAGACGAGACATTGCCATGCTTCTGCAGTCTCGTCAGGACGCCACTGCTCGTGTCAGG GTTGAACATGTGATTCGTGAACAAAATGTTTTGGCTTCAAATGAGTTCGTTGAGCTCTTCTGTGAGTTAATTGTGGCCAGACTTACCATCATTGCGAAGCAGAG GGAATGTCCAGCAGACCTGAAAGAAGGGATCGCCAGCTTAATATTTGCAGCTCCAAGGTCATCTGAAATTCCAGAACTAGCGTCAATCAGGAAAATATTTGAGAAGAAATATGGAAAAGATTTTGTGTCTGCAGCTACCGACCTACGACCTAACTGTGGTGTAAATCGCATC CTGATTGACAAGCTCTCAGTAAGAACCCCTACTGGCGAAGTGAAGATGAAAATCTTGAAGGAAATAGCAAAGGAATACCAGATTGAGTGGGATACAACAGAGTGTGAGAAGGAGCTTTTGAAGCCTCCAGAAGAACTTCTA GATGGACCACGCAATTTTGTTAGTGCTTCCCGCTTACCTGTGAAGCCTGCTCCAGTTAGGCCTGTTGAGCCAAATCAGTCCGCCTCTCG ATCATATTATGATGAACAAAGCAAGAAAACATATTTTGAAGATGCAGCGTCTGCTGCTGAAGCTGCTGAAGAAGCTGCGAAAAAG GCAATTGCTGCCGCTCATGCTGCTGCCTCTATTGCCAAAAGAGACTATGATAAGGCACCTCAAGCATATGGATTTGAGCATAACTTGAGTGCTTCAAGCATTAATAATGGGTTTGGAGCCTCTTCCACAGGTTGCTATCACGATACTGATTATCAATCAAAAGCCCCGGGCAGGGTCTATAATTCATGGAGCTCTGATAGATCCCCTATTATAAGCAATGAGGATGCAAGGGTTAGCCATACTGACGGCGGAAGGATCTATAGGAGACACAGCTATAACAAATCCCCTTTGCATTCGGATGTAAAATTTGATGAATCAGATTGTGATGAAGACATCGAAGAAGAAAACAATCCCTCTACCAAAAATGAGGAGATGAAGGCTGGACAAATGGATGGAGGAAATCCTCATCGGAGACACAGCCATGGGGCCCCATCAGCAAAATTGGATATGAAGTTCGATGAATCAGACTGTGAGGAAGAGATTGATATGGGAAGACCACCTCACAGGAGGCCTCCACCACCATTACTTCCATTTCAAGGCAAACGGGATCTGGCTCCTCCTGGTCCTCGTGTTCATCCCAAGTTGCCAGATTATGATGACATTGCTGCCCGTTTTGAAGCTCTCAAGTATCGCAAATCACGAAACTAA
- the LOC119998944 gene encoding uncharacterized protein LOC119998944 isoform X1: MTVASSALVRTKNVMKFALSLVLPSFNSSKCKTAAKMAVARIKLLRNKREVVVRQMRRDIAMLLQSRQDATARVRVEHVIREQNVLASNEFVELFCELIVARLTIIAKQRECPADLKEGIASLIFAAPRSSEIPELASIRKIFEKKYGKDFVSAATDLRPNCGVNRILIDKLSVRTPTGEVKMKILKEIAKEYQIEWDTTECEKELLKPPEELLDGPRNFVSASRLPVKPAPVRPVEPNQSASRSYYDEQSKKTYFEDAASAAEAAEEAAKKAIAAAPVRPVEPNQSASRSYYDEQSKKTYFEDAASAAEAAEEAAKKAIAAAHAAASIAKRDYDKAPQAYGFEHNLSASSINNGFGASSTGCYHDTDYQSKAPGRVYNSWSSDRSPIISNEDARVSHTDGGRIYRRHSYNKSPLHSDVKFDESDCDEDIEEENNPSTKNEEMKAGQMDGGNPHRRHSHGAPSAKLDMKFDESDCEEEIDMGRPPHRRPPPPLLPFQGKRDLAPPGPRVHPKLPDYDDIAARFEALKYRKSRN; the protein is encoded by the exons ATGACCGTCGCGAGCTCAGCACTAGTACGCACAAAGAACGTAATGAAGTTCGCTCTCTCGCTCGTTCTCCCTTCCTTCAACTCCTCCAAATG TAAAACGGCGGCGAAGATGGCAGTGGCGAGGATAAAGTTGCTGAGGAACAAGAGAGAGGTGGTGGTGAGGCAGATGAGACGAGACATTGCCATGCTTCTGCAGTCTCGTCAGGACGCCACTGCTCGTGTCAGG GTTGAACATGTGATTCGTGAACAAAATGTTTTGGCTTCAAATGAGTTCGTTGAGCTCTTCTGTGAGTTAATTGTGGCCAGACTTACCATCATTGCGAAGCAGAG GGAATGTCCAGCAGACCTGAAAGAAGGGATCGCCAGCTTAATATTTGCAGCTCCAAGGTCATCTGAAATTCCAGAACTAGCGTCAATCAGGAAAATATTTGAGAAGAAATATGGAAAAGATTTTGTGTCTGCAGCTACCGACCTACGACCTAACTGTGGTGTAAATCGCATC CTGATTGACAAGCTCTCAGTAAGAACCCCTACTGGCGAAGTGAAGATGAAAATCTTGAAGGAAATAGCAAAGGAATACCAGATTGAGTGGGATACAACAGAGTGTGAGAAGGAGCTTTTGAAGCCTCCAGAAGAACTTCTA GATGGACCACGCAATTTTGTTAGTGCTTCCCGCTTACCTGTGAAGCCTGCTCCAGTTAGGCCTGTTGAGCCAAATCAGTCCGCCTCTCG ATCATATTATGATGAACAAAGCAAGAAAACATATTTTGAAGATGCAGCGTCTGCTGCTGAAGCTGCTGAAGAAGCTGCGAAAAAGGCAATTGCTGCCGCTCCAGTTAGGCCTGTTGAGCCAAATCAGTCCGCCTCTCG ATCATATTATGATGAACAAAGCAAGAAAACATATTTTGAAGATGCAGCGTCTGCTGCTGAAGCTGCTGAAGAAGCTGCGAAAAAGGCAATTGCTGCCGCTCATGCTGCTGCCTCTATTGCCAAAAGAGACTATGATAAGGCACCTCAAGCATATGGATTTGAGCATAACTTGAGTGCTTCAAGCATTAATAATGGGTTTGGAGCCTCTTCCACAGGTTGCTATCACGATACTGATTATCAATCAAAAGCCCCGGGCAGGGTCTATAATTCATGGAGCTCTGATAGATCCCCTATTATAAGCAATGAGGATGCAAGGGTTAGCCATACTGACGGCGGAAGGATCTATAGGAGACACAGCTATAACAAATCCCCTTTGCATTCGGATGTAAAATTTGATGAATCAGATTGTGATGAAGACATCGAAGAAGAAAACAATCCCTCTACCAAAAATGAGGAGATGAAGGCTGGACAAATGGATGGAGGAAATCCTCATCGGAGACACAGCCATGGGGCCCCATCAGCAAAATTGGATATGAAGTTCGATGAATCAGACTGTGAGGAAGAGATTGATATGGGAAGACCACCTCACAGGAGGCCTCCACCACCATTACTTCCATTTCAAGGCAAACGGGATCTGGCTCCTCCTGGTCCTCGTGTTCATCCCAAGTTGCCAGATTATGATGACATTGCTGCCCGTTTTGAAGCTCTCAAGTATCGCAAATCACGAAACTAA